A genomic stretch from Lathyrus oleraceus cultivar Zhongwan6 chromosome 2, CAAS_Psat_ZW6_1.0, whole genome shotgun sequence includes:
- the LOC127121694 gene encoding uncharacterized mitochondrial protein AtMg00820-like codes for MKEELKAIERNKTWELTALPKNKKTISVRWGFKTKLKLDGSVAKHKARLLARGFLQKYENYNIEMIKFKRVLMSAFDMTDLGDMVYFMGMEFMHTTKGIIVHQLKYEVKILKRFELMDCKSEVTLAETCHKLDVDADVEYVDATTFKKLVVL; via the exons ATGAAGGAGGAACTTAAAGCAATTGAAAGGAACAAGACTTGGGAATTGACTGCACTTCCAAAGAATAAGAAAACTATTAGTGTGAGATGGGGTTTCAAGACCAAGCTAAAGTTAGATGGTTCAGTTGccaaacacaaagcaaggttatTAGCTAGAGGATTCTTACAAAAGTATG AAAACTATAATATTGAAATGATCAAGTTTAAAAGAGTGTTGATGAGTGCTTTTGACATGACTGATCTGGGGGATATGGTGTATTTCATGGGAATGGAATTTATGCATACCACAAAAGGAATCATTGTGCACCAGTTGAAATATGAGGTTAAGATATTGAAAAGGTTTGAACTCATGGATTGCAAATCTGAAGTCACACTTGCAGAAACATGTCATAAGCTAGATGTTGATGCTGATGTTGAATATGTAGATGCAACTACTTTCAAGAAGTTGGTTGTTCTCTAA